Proteins from one Rosa chinensis cultivar Old Blush chromosome 7, RchiOBHm-V2, whole genome shotgun sequence genomic window:
- the LOC112178269 gene encoding uncharacterized protein LOC112178269, translated as MLSRPILRGRIGKWVLALSEFSLQYVPQKAVKGQAIADFLAHHPMLDVPEVRDLEVVAKTIDRPDLACLPEYAALYQATISLQPWVLYFDGSRTDTLAGAGVILENLAGDRFSYSFQLEFQCTNNQAEYEALIIGLEVLLELGVKDIQFRGDSLLVINQLREKFRCKSYLLAPYLDHALELLVQFDDVDLQHIPRELNFTANELAQLATGITLKYGVR; from the coding sequence ATGCTTTCGCGGCCTATtctgagaggccgcattggcaagtgggtactTGCCTTGTCAGAATTTTCCCTACAGTATGTTCCACAGAAGGCGGTTAAGGGGCAAGCCATCGCTGATTTTTTGGCCCATCATCCTATGTTGGACGTACCAGAGGTGCGAGATTTGGAGGTTGTTGCTAAAACAATAGACCGACCAGACTTGGCGTGCTTGCCGGAGTACGCCGCATTATATCAAGCTACAATCTCACTCCAACCCTGGGTGCTATATTTTGACGGTTCGAGAACCGACACATTGGCAGGGGCTGGGGTCATTTTGGAGAATCTAGCCGGTGATCGTTTCTCCTATTCTTTCCAGTTAGAGTTCCAGTGCACTAATAACCAAGCTgagtatgaggccctcattataGGCCTAGAGGTGTTGCTAGAGCTAGGAGTCAAAGACATCCAATTCCGTGGAGACTCTTTACTCGTTATTAATCAGCTTCGCGAGAAGTTCAGATGCAAGAGCTATTTGCTTGCCCCATACTTAGATCATGCACTTGAGCTCCTGGTCCAATTTGATGACGTGGACTTACAACATATTCCTCGCGAGCTCAACTTTACTGCCAATGAACTCGCTCAACTGGCCACAGGTATCACTTTGAAATATGGAGTTCGCTAA